In Citrus sinensis cultivar Valencia sweet orange chromosome 2, DVS_A1.0, whole genome shotgun sequence, a single genomic region encodes these proteins:
- the LOC102622811 gene encoding glucan endo-1,3-beta-glucosidase 3 yields the protein MAVTVLLLFLLAVSAASADKDAFIGVNIGTDLSDMPSPTQVVALLKAQNIRHIRLYDADRAMLLALANTGIQVTISVPNDQLLGIGQSNATAANWVARNVAAHVPTTNITAIAVGSEVLTVLPNAGPVLVSALKFIHSALVAANLDDQIKVSTPHSSSIILDSFPPSQAFFNRSWDPVMVPLLKFLQSTGSYLMLNVYPYYDYMQSNGVIPLDYALFRPLPPNKEAVDANTLLHYTNVFDAIVDAAYFAMSDLNFTNIPLVVLESGWPSKGDSSESDATIDNANTYNSNLIRHVLNNTGTPKHPGIAVSTYIYELYNEDLRPGSVSEKNWGLFNANGVPVYTLHLTGAGTVLANDTTNQTFCVAKDGADKKMLQAALDWACGPGKVDCSALLQGQPCYEPDNVISHSTYAFNAYYQQMAKAPGTCDFKGVATITTTDPSHGSCIFPGSHGRNGTITNGTSLAPSSNTTTSGCSPKYVYGGDLVTSSVIFSVALMTAVFL from the exons ATGGCAGTAAcggttcttcttctttttctcttggcTGTCTCTGCTGCTTCTGCTGATAAAG ATGCCTTCATTGGTGTGAACATTGGCACAGACCTCTCAGACATGCCAAGCCCAACTCAGGTGGTTGCCCTTCTCAAGGCTCAAAATATCAGGCATATCAGGCTCTATGATGCCGATCGAGCCATGCTCCTTGCACTTGCCAACACTGGGATCCAAGTGACCATTTCTGTTCCCAATGATCAGCTCCTTGGCATTGGTCAGTCCAATGCCACAGCAGCCAACTGGGTTGCTCGGAATGTTGCTGCTCATGTCCCCACCACCAACATCACTGCCATTGCTGTTGGATCTGAAGTCCTAACTGTTCTCCCAAATGCTGGTCCAGTCCTAGTCTCTGCCCTCAAGTTTATCCATTCTGCTCTCGTTGCTGCTAATCTTGATGATCAGATAAAAGTCTCTACCCCACATTCTTCTTCCATCATCCTTGACTCATTTCCTCCTTCTCAAGCTTTCTTTAACCGTTCCTGGGATCCAGTCATGGTTCCTTTGCTGAAATTTCTGCAGTCCACGGGTTCCTATCTTATGCTGAACGTTTATCCATATTATGATTACATGCAATCCAATGGGGTGATTCCATTGGACTATGCACTTTTCCGTCCTCTCCCACCTAATAAGGAAGCTGTGGATGCCAACACGCTCCTACATTATACTAATGTCTTCGATGCTATTGTTGATGCAGCATATTTTGCAATGTCCGATCTAAATTTCACCAATATTCCCCTTGTAGTCCTGGAGTCTGGCTGGCCCTCAAAGGGTGACTCATCTGAATCTGATGCAACAATTGATAATGCCAACACTTACAACAGTAACTTAATCAGACACGTGCTTAACAACACAGGAACTCCTAAACACCCAGGGATTGCAGTTAGTACTTATATTTATGAGCTTTACAATGAGGATCTGAGACCAGGGTCTGTCTCTGAAAAGAACTGGGGGCTATTTAATGCCAATGGAGTACCGGTTTATACCTTACACTTGACCGGGGCTGGAACTGTTTTGGCGAATGATACGACAAATCAAACCTTCTGTGTTGCCAAGGATGGTGCTGATAAAAAGATGCTACAGGCTGCTCTGGATTGGGCTTGTGGTCCAGGAAAAGTTGATTGCTCAGCCTTGCTGCAGGGTCAGCCATGTTATGAGCCAGATAATGTGATTTCACATTCAACATATGCTTTCAATGCATATTATCAACAGATGGCTAAAGCTCCTGGGACCTGTGATTTCAAGGGGGTTGCTACAATTACTACCACTGACCCAA GTCATGGTTCTTGTATATTTCCAGGAAG CCATGGAAGAAATGGCACCATTACAAATGGAACATCACTGGCTCCTTCCTCAAATACTACAACTTCTGGCTGCTCTCCAAAATATGTCTACGGTGGTGATCTTGTCACAAGCTCTGTGATTTTCAGCGTTGCACTCATGACTGCAGTTTTTTTGTAG
- the LOC102623116 gene encoding mediator of RNA polymerase II transcription subunit 23 isoform X2 yields the protein MDQNQSQRSSIGAATASSASSRAYQFHPARAAIIDLFNLYLGRSSRQKQDDSIRDPPLLIRGFVACCGGILLIVEEFMLRNKTQKRVLALNRELPPRNEQFLIDFEQLQSQFPDQDQLRSVTESVLISLVVQCCSHVPRAEFILFALRSLCSIGYINWDTFLPSLLSSVSSAEMSAGQGSQAMPAVSATSLQQSGMLPTSSGIPNSSNYQSSNPASPLPSVHGIGSPAQSAIETSVCAAMSPVKSSDVSCTGQQFTTRVNSSVRDNAISSLRQLCCKIILTGLEFSLKPVTHADIFYHMLNWLVTWDQKQQGIDESDGKSWRLDKALIEWLHSCLDVIWLLVDEDRCRVPFYELLRTGLQFIENIPDDEALFTLILEIHRRRDMMAMHMQMLDQHLHCPTFGTHRILSQTTPNISVEAAGNLRYSPITYPSVLGEPLHGEDLATSIQRGSLDWERAMRCIRHAIRATPSPDWWKRVLLVAPCYRNPAQGPTPGAVFTYDMISEAVIDRIVELLKLTNSVNCWHDWLIFSDVFFFLVKSGCIDFVDFVDKLVSRLQDGDNHILRTNHVTWLLAQIIRVELVMGALNSDSRKVETTRKILSFHREDRCTDPNNPQSILLDFISSCQNLRIWSLNTSTREYLNNEQLQKGKQIDEWWRQVSKGDRMMDYMNMDDRSVGMFWVVSYTMAQPACETVMNWLSSAGVTELFPGSNLPPNERLMVMREVNPLPMSLLTGFSLNLCLKLALQMEDSIFGGQVVASIAMVETYTRLMLLAPHSLFRSLFSHLAQRNPTLLAKVGVTPLVLEIVNYRLLPLYRYQGKTKTLMYDITKIISALKVKRGDHRVLRLAENLCMNLILSQRDFFSLKREGKGSTEFTETLNRITVIALAIIIKTRGIADADHVLYLQTMLEQIMATSQHTWSEKTLRYFPSLLRDALIGRIDKRGLTIQAWQQAETTVINQCTQLLSPSADPTYVKTYLSHSFPQHRQYLCAGAWILMQGHPENINSANLLRVLREFSPEEVTSNIYTMVDVLLHHIHVELQRGHSLQDLLFKACANISFFVLTHELLPLDILLLALIDRDDDPHALRIVITLLDRQELQQRVKLYCMNRGPPEHWLYSGLFKRVELQKALGNHLSWKERYPTFFDDIAARLLPVIPLIVYRLIENDAMDSADRVLATYSSFLAYYPLRFSFVRDILAYFYGHLPGKLIVRILNVFDLSKIPFSESFPQHISSSNPVMCPPLDYFATLLLGLVNNVIPALNYNSKSGSTMDASLRAPHNKSPITSQSGPSNVSEGRKEFYQNQDPGTYTQLVLETAVIEILSLPVSASQIVSSLVQIVVNIQPTLIQTSNGPYGASNSVGQGSVLPTSPSGGSTDSLGASRSTPSVSGINTSSFVSRSGYTCQQLSCLLIQACGLLLAQLPPDFHMQLYMEASRIIKESWWLADGKRSLGELDSAVGYALLDPTWAAQDNTSTAIGNIVALLHSFFSNLPQEWLEGTHVIIKHLRPITSVAMLRIVFRIMGPLLPRLVNAHTLFNKTLALLLNTMGDVYGKNTLPPAPVEASEIADLIDFLHHVVHYEGQGGPVQASSKPRPEVLVLIGRAAESLHPEVQHLLSHLKPDVNSSIYAATHPKMVQNPS from the exons ATGGATCAAAACCAGAGCCAGAGATCATCAATTGGAGCAGCAACAGCATCATCAGCTTCATCTCGGGCCTACCAATTCCACCCGGCCCGAGCTGCGATCATCGATCTCTTCAACCTCTACTTAGGA AGAAGTAGCCGCCAAAAGCAGGACGATTCCATCAGAGACCCTCC gtTGTTGATTCGAGGCTTTGTTGCTTGCTGTGGtggaattttattaattgtggAAGAATTCATGCTCAGGAACAAGACCCAGAAGCGCGTGCTTGCTCTTAACAGAGAGCTTCCTCCTCGAAACGAGCAATTTCTTATAGATTTTGAGCAATTACAGAGCCAGTTTCCT GACCAAGATCAATTGCGTTCTGTTACTGAATCTGTTCTTATTTCCTTGGTTGTGCAATGCTGTAGTCATGTGCCGCGAGCAGAATTTATTCTGTTTGCCTTACGGAGCTTGTGCTCTATCGGGTACATTAACTGGGATACTTTTTTGCCTTCCCTTCTTTCCTCTGTTTCCTCTGCAGAAATGTCAGCGGGTCAGGGCAGTCAAGCAATGCCTGCAGTTTCAGCCACAAGTTTACAGCAGTCTGGTATGTTGCCAACTTCAAGCGGAATTCCAAATTCTTCTAACTATCAATCCTCCAATCCTGCATCTCCACTGCCTTCAGTTCATGGTATTGGGTCTCCTGCTCAATCAGCTATAGAAACTTCAGTTTGTGCAGCTATGTCACCTGTAAAATCATCTGATGTGTCTTGTACTGGACAACAGTTCACGACAAGGGTGAATTCATCTGTAAGAGATAATGCTATAAGCAGTCTGCGGCAACTATGTTGCAAGATTATTCTAACTGGTCTTGAATTTAGCTTGAAACCAGTTACTCATGCTGATATTTTCTATCATATGCTGAATTGGCTGGTTACTTGGGATCAAAAACAGCAGGGGATTGATGAATCTGATGGAAAATCCTGGAGACTTGACAAGGCTCTGATTGAATGGCTGCACAGTTGTTTGGACGTAATTTGGCTGCTGGTTGATGAGGATAGATGCCGAGTTCCCTTTTATGAACTACTGCGTACTGGCTTGCAGTTTATAGAGAACATACCAGATGATGAAGCCTTATTTACACTGATCTTGGAGATTCATAGGAGGCGAGATATGATGGCTATGCATATGCAAATGTTAGATCAGCATCTTCATTGCCCCACATTTGGGACACATCGGATTCTGTCTCAGACTACTCCTAATATTTCAGTTGAAGCAGCTGGAAACTTGCGGTATTCACCAATAACATATCCAAGTGTGCTTGGAGAACCATTGCATGGAGAG GATCTTGCAACTTCTATTCAAAGGGGAAGTTTGGACTGGGAGAGAGCTATGCGTTGTATAAGGCATGCTATTCGGGCAACTCCATCACCTGACTGGTGGAAGCGCGTGCTTCTTGTAGCACCTTGCTATAGAAATCCTGCTCAAGGGCCTACCCCTGGTGCCGTATTCACTTATGACATGATTAGTGAGGCAGTAATCGATAGAATTGTTGAACTATTAAAGTTGACCAATTCAG TAAATTGCTGGCACGATTGGCTTATCTTCTCAGatgtattcttttttcttgtcaAAAGCGGATgcattgattttgttgattttgtggATAAGCTAGTTTCCCGTCTTCAAGATGGCGACAACCACATACTTCGAACAAATCATGTTACTTGGTTACTTGCACAGATTATTCGGGTTGAGCTTGTGATGGGTGCTTTGAATTCTGATTCtagaaag gTGGAGACGACTAGAaagattttatcttttcacCGAGAAGATAGATGCACTGATCCTAATAACCCTCAAAGTATCTTACTTGATTTTATAAGTAGTTGTCAAAACCTACGTATTTGGTCATTAAACACATCAACTCGAGAATATTTGAACAATGAGCAGCTTCAGAAAGGAAAGCAAATAGATGAATGGTGGAGGCAAGTGAGTAAGG GGGATCGTATGATGGATTACATGAATATGGATGATAGATCGGTTGGAATGTTTTGGGTTGTTTCCTACACAATGGCACAACCAGCTTGTGAAACAGTTATGAATTGGTTATCCTCAGCTGGAGTTACAGAATTGTTTCCAGGATCAAATCTACCGCCGAACGAAAGGTTAATGGTGATGAGGGAAGTTAACCCATTGCCAATGTCGCTATTAACTGGCTTTTCATTAAATCTGTGTTTGAAGTTGGCTCTCCAAATGGAAGATTCTATATTTGGTGGGCAG GTTGTGGCTAGCATTGCAATGGTTGAAACTTATACGAGATTGATGTTACTTGCACCTCACTCTTTGTTTCGGTCACTCTTCAGT CATTTGGCACAAAGGAATCCGACATTGTTGGCGAAGGTAGGGGTAACTCCATTGGTGCTTGAAATTGTCAACTACCGATTGCTTCCGCTCTACAG GTATCAAGGAAAAACCAAAACGTTGATGTATGatattaccaaaataatttctGCCTTAAAAGTGAAACGCGGAGATCATCGTGTACTTAGATTGGCTGAAAATTTGTGTATGAACCTAATCTTATCACAGAGAGATTTTTTCTCATTGAAAAGGGAAGGAAAG GGTTCAACTGAATTTACAGAAACTCTGAATAGAATAACTGTTATTGCTCTTGCCATCATCATAAAAACACGTGGGATTGCTGATGCTGATCACGTACTTTATCTTCAAACTATGTTGGAACAAATCATGGCAACGAGTCAGCATACATGGTCAGAAAAAACACTCCGGTATTTCCCATCCCTTTTACGCGATGCCTTGATTGGGCGGATAGATAAAAGAGGCTTGACAATTCAAGCATGGCAACAG GCAGAAACAACTGTGATCAACCAATGCACCCAGCTTCTTTCACCATCCGCTGATCCTACATATGTTAAGACATATCTCAGTCATAGTTTCCCTCAACACCGACAATATTTATGTGCCGGTGCATGGATACTGATGCAGGGGCATCCTGAAAACATTAACAGTGCTAACTTG TTACGTGTATTGAGAGAATTTTCCCCAGAAGAAGTAACCTCCAATATCTACACCATGGTGGATGTTTTACTTCATCATATTCATGTGGAACTTCAGCGTGGACATTCATTACAG GACCTGCTATTTAAAGCTTGtgcaaacatttctttttttgtcttGACCCATGAGTTGCTTCCTCTGGATATTTTACTTCTTGCACTTATCGACCGTGACGATGATCCCCATGCATTGCGTATTGTG ATTACTTTACTCGACAGGCAAGAACTTCAACAAAGagttaaattatattgtatGAATCGTGGTCCTCCTGAGCATTGGCTTTACTCTGGATTGTTCAAGCGTGTGGAATTGCAGAAGGCCCTTGGGAATCATCTCTCATGGAAGGAGAG GTATCCTACATTCTTTGATGATATTGCTGCACGTTTGCTTCCGGTCATCCCGTTAATTGTCTATAGACTCATTGAAAATGATGCCATGGATTCAGCTGATAGAGTTCTGGCTACATATTCTTCTTTTCTGGCCTACTACCCACTACGATTCTCATTTGTCCGTGATATACTTGCATATTTCTATGGTCATCTACCTGGAAAGCTCATTGTCAGAATACTGAATGTGTTTGATCTTAGCAAG attCCATTTTCTGAATCGTTTCCACAGCATATTAGTTCATCAAATCCTGTTATGTGCCCACCTCTGGACTACTTTGCAACTCTCCTATTGGGTCTTGTGAATAATGTTATACCTGCATTAAATTACAACTCAAAATCAGGGTCAACGATGGATGCTTCATTGCGTGCTCCTCATAACAAATCTCCAATAACATCTCAGTCTGGACCTTCAAATGTTTCAGAAGGTCGAAAAGAATTCTATCAAAATCAGGACCCTGGGACATATACTCAGTTAGTTTTGGAAACAGCAGTGATTGAGATACTTTCACTTCCTGTATCTGCATCCCAGATCGTATCATCTTTAGTTCAAATTGTAGTTAATATACAACCAACACTAATTCAAACCAGTAATGGTCCTTACGGAGCTTCAAATAGTGTTGGGCAAGGTTCAGTTTTACCAACATCTCCTTCAGGGGGAAGCACGGATTCCTTGGGTGCAAGCAGATCAACTCCTTCAGTTTCTGGAATCAACACCTCTAGCTTTGTTTCCAGAAGTGGTTATACATGCCAACAGCTGTCTTGCTTACTGATCCAAGCTTGTGGTCTCCTGTTGGCTCAGCTCCCACCTGATTTTCACATGCAACTTTATATGGAGGCATCACgtattataaaagaaagttGGTGGCTCGCTGATGGGAAAAGGTCACTGGGTGAACTGGACTCTGCTGTCGGCTATGCTTTGCTGGATCCAACATGGGCGGCTCAAGACAATACGTCAACAGCCATTG
- the LOC102623116 gene encoding mediator of RNA polymerase II transcription subunit 23 isoform X1, which produces MDQNQSQRSSIGAATASSASSRAYQFHPARAAIIDLFNLYLGRSSRQKQDDSIRDPPLLIRGFVACCGGILLIVEEFMLRNKTQKRVLALNRELPPRNEQFLIDFEQLQSQFPDQDQLRSVTESVLISLVVQCCSHVPRAEFILFALRSLCSIGYINWDTFLPSLLSSVSSAEMSAGQGSQAMPAVSATSLQQSGMLPTSSGIPNSSNYQSSNPASPLPSVHGIGSPAQSAIETSVCAAMSPVKSSDVSCTGQQFTTRVNSSVRDNAISSLRQLCCKIILTGLEFSLKPVTHADIFYHMLNWLVTWDQKQQGIDESDGKSWRLDKALIEWLHSCLDVIWLLVDEDRCRVPFYELLRTGLQFIENIPDDEALFTLILEIHRRRDMMAMHMQMLDQHLHCPTFGTHRILSQTTPNISVEAAGNLRYSPITYPSVLGEPLHGEDLATSIQRGSLDWERAMRCIRHAIRATPSPDWWKRVLLVAPCYRNPAQGPTPGAVFTYDMISEAVIDRIVELLKLTNSEVNCWHDWLIFSDVFFFLVKSGCIDFVDFVDKLVSRLQDGDNHILRTNHVTWLLAQIIRVELVMGALNSDSRKVETTRKILSFHREDRCTDPNNPQSILLDFISSCQNLRIWSLNTSTREYLNNEQLQKGKQIDEWWRQVSKGDRMMDYMNMDDRSVGMFWVVSYTMAQPACETVMNWLSSAGVTELFPGSNLPPNERLMVMREVNPLPMSLLTGFSLNLCLKLALQMEDSIFGGQVVASIAMVETYTRLMLLAPHSLFRSLFSHLAQRNPTLLAKVGVTPLVLEIVNYRLLPLYRYQGKTKTLMYDITKIISALKVKRGDHRVLRLAENLCMNLILSQRDFFSLKREGKGSTEFTETLNRITVIALAIIIKTRGIADADHVLYLQTMLEQIMATSQHTWSEKTLRYFPSLLRDALIGRIDKRGLTIQAWQQAETTVINQCTQLLSPSADPTYVKTYLSHSFPQHRQYLCAGAWILMQGHPENINSANLLRVLREFSPEEVTSNIYTMVDVLLHHIHVELQRGHSLQDLLFKACANISFFVLTHELLPLDILLLALIDRDDDPHALRIVITLLDRQELQQRVKLYCMNRGPPEHWLYSGLFKRVELQKALGNHLSWKERYPTFFDDIAARLLPVIPLIVYRLIENDAMDSADRVLATYSSFLAYYPLRFSFVRDILAYFYGHLPGKLIVRILNVFDLSKIPFSESFPQHISSSNPVMCPPLDYFATLLLGLVNNVIPALNYNSKSGSTMDASLRAPHNKSPITSQSGPSNVSEGRKEFYQNQDPGTYTQLVLETAVIEILSLPVSASQIVSSLVQIVVNIQPTLIQTSNGPYGASNSVGQGSVLPTSPSGGSTDSLGASRSTPSVSGINTSSFVSRSGYTCQQLSCLLIQACGLLLAQLPPDFHMQLYMEASRIIKESWWLADGKRSLGELDSAVGYALLDPTWAAQDNTSTAIGNIVALLHSFFSNLPQEWLEGTHVIIKHLRPITSVAMLRIVFRIMGPLLPRLVNAHTLFNKTLALLLNTMGDVYGKNTLPPAPVEASEIADLIDFLHHVVHYEGQGGPVQASSKPRPEVLVLIGRAAESLHPEVQHLLSHLKPDVNSSIYAATHPKMVQNPS; this is translated from the exons ATGGATCAAAACCAGAGCCAGAGATCATCAATTGGAGCAGCAACAGCATCATCAGCTTCATCTCGGGCCTACCAATTCCACCCGGCCCGAGCTGCGATCATCGATCTCTTCAACCTCTACTTAGGA AGAAGTAGCCGCCAAAAGCAGGACGATTCCATCAGAGACCCTCC gtTGTTGATTCGAGGCTTTGTTGCTTGCTGTGGtggaattttattaattgtggAAGAATTCATGCTCAGGAACAAGACCCAGAAGCGCGTGCTTGCTCTTAACAGAGAGCTTCCTCCTCGAAACGAGCAATTTCTTATAGATTTTGAGCAATTACAGAGCCAGTTTCCT GACCAAGATCAATTGCGTTCTGTTACTGAATCTGTTCTTATTTCCTTGGTTGTGCAATGCTGTAGTCATGTGCCGCGAGCAGAATTTATTCTGTTTGCCTTACGGAGCTTGTGCTCTATCGGGTACATTAACTGGGATACTTTTTTGCCTTCCCTTCTTTCCTCTGTTTCCTCTGCAGAAATGTCAGCGGGTCAGGGCAGTCAAGCAATGCCTGCAGTTTCAGCCACAAGTTTACAGCAGTCTGGTATGTTGCCAACTTCAAGCGGAATTCCAAATTCTTCTAACTATCAATCCTCCAATCCTGCATCTCCACTGCCTTCAGTTCATGGTATTGGGTCTCCTGCTCAATCAGCTATAGAAACTTCAGTTTGTGCAGCTATGTCACCTGTAAAATCATCTGATGTGTCTTGTACTGGACAACAGTTCACGACAAGGGTGAATTCATCTGTAAGAGATAATGCTATAAGCAGTCTGCGGCAACTATGTTGCAAGATTATTCTAACTGGTCTTGAATTTAGCTTGAAACCAGTTACTCATGCTGATATTTTCTATCATATGCTGAATTGGCTGGTTACTTGGGATCAAAAACAGCAGGGGATTGATGAATCTGATGGAAAATCCTGGAGACTTGACAAGGCTCTGATTGAATGGCTGCACAGTTGTTTGGACGTAATTTGGCTGCTGGTTGATGAGGATAGATGCCGAGTTCCCTTTTATGAACTACTGCGTACTGGCTTGCAGTTTATAGAGAACATACCAGATGATGAAGCCTTATTTACACTGATCTTGGAGATTCATAGGAGGCGAGATATGATGGCTATGCATATGCAAATGTTAGATCAGCATCTTCATTGCCCCACATTTGGGACACATCGGATTCTGTCTCAGACTACTCCTAATATTTCAGTTGAAGCAGCTGGAAACTTGCGGTATTCACCAATAACATATCCAAGTGTGCTTGGAGAACCATTGCATGGAGAG GATCTTGCAACTTCTATTCAAAGGGGAAGTTTGGACTGGGAGAGAGCTATGCGTTGTATAAGGCATGCTATTCGGGCAACTCCATCACCTGACTGGTGGAAGCGCGTGCTTCTTGTAGCACCTTGCTATAGAAATCCTGCTCAAGGGCCTACCCCTGGTGCCGTATTCACTTATGACATGATTAGTGAGGCAGTAATCGATAGAATTGTTGAACTATTAAAGTTGACCAATTCAG AAGTAAATTGCTGGCACGATTGGCTTATCTTCTCAGatgtattcttttttcttgtcaAAAGCGGATgcattgattttgttgattttgtggATAAGCTAGTTTCCCGTCTTCAAGATGGCGACAACCACATACTTCGAACAAATCATGTTACTTGGTTACTTGCACAGATTATTCGGGTTGAGCTTGTGATGGGTGCTTTGAATTCTGATTCtagaaag gTGGAGACGACTAGAaagattttatcttttcacCGAGAAGATAGATGCACTGATCCTAATAACCCTCAAAGTATCTTACTTGATTTTATAAGTAGTTGTCAAAACCTACGTATTTGGTCATTAAACACATCAACTCGAGAATATTTGAACAATGAGCAGCTTCAGAAAGGAAAGCAAATAGATGAATGGTGGAGGCAAGTGAGTAAGG GGGATCGTATGATGGATTACATGAATATGGATGATAGATCGGTTGGAATGTTTTGGGTTGTTTCCTACACAATGGCACAACCAGCTTGTGAAACAGTTATGAATTGGTTATCCTCAGCTGGAGTTACAGAATTGTTTCCAGGATCAAATCTACCGCCGAACGAAAGGTTAATGGTGATGAGGGAAGTTAACCCATTGCCAATGTCGCTATTAACTGGCTTTTCATTAAATCTGTGTTTGAAGTTGGCTCTCCAAATGGAAGATTCTATATTTGGTGGGCAG GTTGTGGCTAGCATTGCAATGGTTGAAACTTATACGAGATTGATGTTACTTGCACCTCACTCTTTGTTTCGGTCACTCTTCAGT CATTTGGCACAAAGGAATCCGACATTGTTGGCGAAGGTAGGGGTAACTCCATTGGTGCTTGAAATTGTCAACTACCGATTGCTTCCGCTCTACAG GTATCAAGGAAAAACCAAAACGTTGATGTATGatattaccaaaataatttctGCCTTAAAAGTGAAACGCGGAGATCATCGTGTACTTAGATTGGCTGAAAATTTGTGTATGAACCTAATCTTATCACAGAGAGATTTTTTCTCATTGAAAAGGGAAGGAAAG GGTTCAACTGAATTTACAGAAACTCTGAATAGAATAACTGTTATTGCTCTTGCCATCATCATAAAAACACGTGGGATTGCTGATGCTGATCACGTACTTTATCTTCAAACTATGTTGGAACAAATCATGGCAACGAGTCAGCATACATGGTCAGAAAAAACACTCCGGTATTTCCCATCCCTTTTACGCGATGCCTTGATTGGGCGGATAGATAAAAGAGGCTTGACAATTCAAGCATGGCAACAG GCAGAAACAACTGTGATCAACCAATGCACCCAGCTTCTTTCACCATCCGCTGATCCTACATATGTTAAGACATATCTCAGTCATAGTTTCCCTCAACACCGACAATATTTATGTGCCGGTGCATGGATACTGATGCAGGGGCATCCTGAAAACATTAACAGTGCTAACTTG TTACGTGTATTGAGAGAATTTTCCCCAGAAGAAGTAACCTCCAATATCTACACCATGGTGGATGTTTTACTTCATCATATTCATGTGGAACTTCAGCGTGGACATTCATTACAG GACCTGCTATTTAAAGCTTGtgcaaacatttctttttttgtcttGACCCATGAGTTGCTTCCTCTGGATATTTTACTTCTTGCACTTATCGACCGTGACGATGATCCCCATGCATTGCGTATTGTG ATTACTTTACTCGACAGGCAAGAACTTCAACAAAGagttaaattatattgtatGAATCGTGGTCCTCCTGAGCATTGGCTTTACTCTGGATTGTTCAAGCGTGTGGAATTGCAGAAGGCCCTTGGGAATCATCTCTCATGGAAGGAGAG GTATCCTACATTCTTTGATGATATTGCTGCACGTTTGCTTCCGGTCATCCCGTTAATTGTCTATAGACTCATTGAAAATGATGCCATGGATTCAGCTGATAGAGTTCTGGCTACATATTCTTCTTTTCTGGCCTACTACCCACTACGATTCTCATTTGTCCGTGATATACTTGCATATTTCTATGGTCATCTACCTGGAAAGCTCATTGTCAGAATACTGAATGTGTTTGATCTTAGCAAG attCCATTTTCTGAATCGTTTCCACAGCATATTAGTTCATCAAATCCTGTTATGTGCCCACCTCTGGACTACTTTGCAACTCTCCTATTGGGTCTTGTGAATAATGTTATACCTGCATTAAATTACAACTCAAAATCAGGGTCAACGATGGATGCTTCATTGCGTGCTCCTCATAACAAATCTCCAATAACATCTCAGTCTGGACCTTCAAATGTTTCAGAAGGTCGAAAAGAATTCTATCAAAATCAGGACCCTGGGACATATACTCAGTTAGTTTTGGAAACAGCAGTGATTGAGATACTTTCACTTCCTGTATCTGCATCCCAGATCGTATCATCTTTAGTTCAAATTGTAGTTAATATACAACCAACACTAATTCAAACCAGTAATGGTCCTTACGGAGCTTCAAATAGTGTTGGGCAAGGTTCAGTTTTACCAACATCTCCTTCAGGGGGAAGCACGGATTCCTTGGGTGCAAGCAGATCAACTCCTTCAGTTTCTGGAATCAACACCTCTAGCTTTGTTTCCAGAAGTGGTTATACATGCCAACAGCTGTCTTGCTTACTGATCCAAGCTTGTGGTCTCCTGTTGGCTCAGCTCCCACCTGATTTTCACATGCAACTTTATATGGAGGCATCACgtattataaaagaaagttGGTGGCTCGCTGATGGGAAAAGGTCACTGGGTGAACTGGACTCTGCTGTCGGCTATGCTTTGCTGGATCCAACATGGGCGGCTCAAGACAATACGTCAACAGCCATTG